A single Blastococcus colisei DNA region contains:
- a CDS encoding alpha/beta fold hydrolase, producing MPTVPSPQTVLDRVRRDVERNALRARNGIKLVAGVDRPGVGQTPKDVVWQRGRTQLWHYRNDPDTYGGVRYGPPLLIVFSMVSKSYILDLTPGNSFVEQLLEAGFDVYMLDWGEPDERDAENRLEDYADDYIPAGIDRVLELSGADEVNLFGYCFGGNLTLLYAAHHPDAPLRSLTVLATPVDFRHMGPLADIFSVGGMDVGSVLDADGNVPPSVVVQGFRSLTPTAEVTRYVTLWEKLWNDEYVSSYQAMTGWSDDHVPFPGAAARETAEMLVRRNGMVTDRLTVGGDPVHLADIQVPFLTVRATRDHIVPPDATAPLIDLVGSPDKHELRLDAGHMGLVVGRTAARTTVPTIIDFVRRRSDLLGDDARQEA from the coding sequence ATGCCGACGGTGCCCAGCCCGCAGACGGTGCTCGACCGCGTCCGGCGCGACGTCGAACGCAACGCCCTGCGCGCCCGTAACGGCATCAAGCTCGTCGCCGGCGTCGACCGCCCCGGCGTCGGGCAGACCCCCAAGGACGTCGTCTGGCAGCGGGGCCGCACCCAGCTCTGGCACTACCGCAACGACCCCGACACCTACGGGGGCGTCCGCTACGGGCCGCCGTTGCTGATCGTGTTCAGCATGGTCAGCAAGAGCTACATCCTCGATCTGACGCCGGGGAACAGCTTCGTGGAGCAGTTGCTGGAGGCCGGCTTCGACGTGTACATGCTCGACTGGGGCGAACCCGACGAGCGGGACGCGGAGAACCGGCTGGAGGACTACGCCGACGACTACATCCCCGCCGGGATCGACCGCGTCCTCGAGCTCTCCGGCGCCGACGAGGTCAACCTGTTCGGCTACTGCTTCGGCGGGAACCTCACCCTGCTCTACGCGGCCCACCACCCCGACGCACCGCTGCGCAGCCTCACAGTGCTGGCGACGCCGGTCGACTTCCGGCACATGGGCCCGCTCGCGGACATCTTCAGCGTCGGCGGGATGGACGTCGGCTCCGTCCTCGACGCGGACGGCAACGTCCCGCCGTCGGTCGTGGTGCAGGGCTTCCGGTCGCTGACGCCGACGGCCGAGGTCACCCGGTACGTGACCCTGTGGGAGAAGCTCTGGAACGACGAGTACGTCTCCTCCTACCAGGCGATGACCGGCTGGTCGGACGACCACGTGCCCTTTCCCGGCGCCGCGGCCCGGGAGACCGCGGAGATGCTCGTGCGCCGGAACGGCATGGTCACCGACCGGCTCACCGTCGGCGGGGATCCGGTGCACCTCGCCGACATCCAGGTGCCGTTCCTGACCGTGCGGGCCACCCGCGACCACATCGTGCCGCCGGACGCCACGGCGCCGCTGATCGACCTGGTCGGCTCGCCGGACAAGCACGAGCTGCGCCTGGACGCCGGCCACATGGGGCTGGTCGTCGGCCGGACGGCGGCCAGGACGACGGTGCCCACGATCATCGATTTCGTCCGCCGCCGGAGCGACCTCCTCGGCGACGACGCGCGTCAGGAGGCGTGA
- a CDS encoding GNAT family N-acetyltransferase, with protein sequence MAVVELGPERCDALLRFFEALPDGDLTFIKEEVTDPETVRSWASAKTPGGRWVAVDGSPDAEEVTGYVAVRPLPGWSDHVGEVRLVVSPSRRGSGLGRELARRALVEAVSSGLSKLVVEVVAEQGAALALFTDLGFSGEALLRDHIRDRGGQLRDLMVLAHHVSETWAGMDTVGIADELDAPG encoded by the coding sequence ATGGCGGTCGTGGAGCTCGGACCGGAGCGGTGCGACGCGCTGCTGCGCTTCTTCGAGGCACTGCCCGACGGCGACCTCACCTTCATCAAGGAGGAGGTCACCGATCCGGAGACGGTCCGCTCCTGGGCCTCCGCGAAAACACCGGGCGGGCGCTGGGTGGCCGTCGACGGCAGTCCGGACGCCGAGGAGGTCACCGGCTACGTCGCCGTCCGGCCACTGCCCGGGTGGTCCGACCACGTCGGCGAGGTGCGCCTCGTCGTCTCCCCGTCCCGGCGGGGCAGCGGACTGGGACGCGAACTGGCCCGCCGCGCCCTCGTGGAGGCGGTCTCGTCGGGCCTGTCGAAGCTCGTCGTGGAGGTGGTGGCCGAGCAGGGGGCGGCGCTGGCGCTCTTCACCGACCTGGGGTTCTCCGGAGAGGCGCTGCTGCGCGATCACATCCGTGACCGCGGTGGTCAGCTGCGGGACCTGATGGTGCTGGCCCACCACGTGTCCGAGACGTGGGCCGGCATGGACACGGTGGGCATCGCCGACGAGCTGGACGCACCCGGCTGA
- a CDS encoding ABC-F family ATP-binding cassette domain-containing protein gives MSATLVARGLAAGHGARVLFSGLDLVVAPGDVVGLVGVNGAGKSTLLRTLAGELAAEAGSVVVSPPTATLGYLPQEHERREGETVLDALARRTGVAAAQAALDTATDDLAAGREGADDVYGDALEHWLALGGADLDERAADVVAEVAPGVELAAPTASLSGGQAARVGLAALLLSRYDVLLLDEPTNDLDLAGLDQLERFVTGSRAGIVVVSHDREFLARTVTRVVELDLAQQLVRVVDGGYEAYLTEREVARRHAREEYEEFADTKASLEARARMQRNWMAKGVRDSIKKPKDGDKHIKAANRASSEKQAAKARQTDRRIERLEVVEEPRKEWELRMEIATAPRAGAVVATLRGAVVRRGDFRLGPLDLQVDWGDRVAITGANGSGKSTLLAALLGRAPLDEGTASLGPAVRIGEIEQARSRFFGAEQLLDAFSAEVPDWPTAEVRTLLAKFGLVADHVLRPAATLSPGERTRAGLALLQARGVNVLVLDEPTNHLDLPAIEQLEQALAGYPGTLLLVTHDRRMLEAVATTRRLEVADGRVTER, from the coding sequence CGGCGCCCGCGTGCTGTTCTCCGGTCTCGACCTCGTCGTCGCCCCCGGTGACGTCGTCGGACTCGTCGGCGTCAACGGGGCGGGCAAGTCCACGCTGCTGCGCACGCTTGCCGGGGAGCTGGCGGCCGAGGCCGGATCCGTCGTCGTCAGTCCGCCGACCGCCACTCTCGGATACCTGCCGCAGGAGCACGAGCGCCGGGAGGGGGAGACCGTCCTCGACGCGCTCGCGCGGCGCACCGGCGTGGCTGCCGCCCAGGCCGCGCTGGACACGGCGACCGACGACCTGGCCGCCGGCCGCGAGGGCGCTGACGACGTCTACGGCGACGCGCTCGAGCACTGGCTCGCCCTCGGCGGCGCCGACCTCGACGAGCGTGCGGCGGACGTCGTCGCGGAGGTGGCCCCCGGTGTGGAGCTCGCCGCACCGACGGCGTCGTTGTCGGGGGGACAGGCGGCCCGCGTCGGCCTGGCGGCGCTGCTGCTCTCCCGCTACGACGTCCTGCTGCTCGACGAGCCCACCAACGACCTGGACCTGGCGGGGCTCGACCAGCTGGAGCGGTTCGTCACCGGTTCGCGCGCGGGCATCGTCGTCGTCAGCCACGACCGCGAGTTCCTGGCCCGCACGGTCACCCGGGTCGTCGAGCTCGACCTCGCGCAGCAGCTCGTGCGGGTCGTCGACGGGGGGTACGAGGCGTACCTGACCGAGCGCGAGGTGGCCCGCCGGCACGCGCGCGAGGAGTACGAGGAGTTCGCCGACACGAAGGCCTCGCTCGAGGCGCGCGCACGGATGCAGCGCAACTGGATGGCCAAGGGCGTCCGCGACTCCATCAAGAAGCCCAAGGACGGCGACAAGCACATCAAGGCCGCCAATCGGGCGTCGTCGGAGAAGCAGGCAGCGAAGGCGCGGCAGACCGACCGACGGATCGAGCGGCTGGAGGTGGTGGAGGAACCGCGCAAGGAGTGGGAGCTGCGGATGGAGATCGCCACCGCACCCCGCGCGGGCGCCGTGGTGGCCACCCTGCGCGGCGCGGTCGTCCGACGTGGTGACTTCCGGCTCGGTCCGCTCGACCTCCAGGTCGACTGGGGCGACCGGGTCGCCATCACCGGCGCCAACGGCTCGGGGAAGTCCACGCTCCTGGCCGCCCTGCTCGGCCGCGCGCCGCTGGACGAGGGCACCGCCTCGCTCGGGCCGGCCGTGCGGATCGGTGAGATCGAGCAGGCCCGCAGCCGGTTCTTCGGTGCCGAGCAACTGCTGGACGCGTTCTCCGCCGAGGTGCCCGACTGGCCGACGGCGGAGGTGCGCACCCTGCTGGCCAAGTTCGGGCTCGTCGCCGACCACGTGCTGCGCCCCGCCGCGACCCTCTCGCCCGGCGAGCGCACGCGGGCGGGCCTGGCCCTGCTGCAGGCGCGCGGGGTCAACGTCCTCGTGCTCGACGAGCCCACCAACCACCTCGACCTGCCGGCGATCGAGCAGCTCGAGCAGGCGCTGGCCGGATACCCGGGCACGCTCCTGCTGGTCACGCACGACCGCCGGATGCTCGAGGCGGTCGCGACCACCCGCCGGCTCGAGGTCGCCGACGGGCGGGTCACCGAGCGCTGA